From bacterium:
ATCGCCATGGCCAGTACGCTGGCGGACATCGTGCTGGCCCGCGAACTGCGCCGGGAGTGGGACCGCCAGATGGTGTTCCGGATTCTTCCCTGGATGGTCGGCGGCGTGGCCGTGGGCTCCTGGGTGCTTTCCTGGATCGACGATCGGAGTCTGCGGATCTTGATCGGATCCTTCTGCGTTCTGCTCTCGCTTCAGCAGATCGTCCGGGAGATCAGGGGGCGGGAGGTCCCCTCCGTGCGCCTTCCCGTTTGGGTGGCGCGCTTCGGCGGGCTGTTGAGCGGATTCGCTTCCTCGGTCGCCAACACGGGGTCAACCGTTCTGAGCCCGTTTCTGATCTCGATGGGATTCTCCAAGATGCTCTTCCTGGGAACGGTTTGGGCGCTGTTCTTCGTCGTGAATCCGCTGAAGATGATCGGCTACTGGCAGGCGGGCGTTCTCTCGCGGGAGGTCTTCTGGGCGGCGGGCGTGGGATTGCCCCTGCTCTGGGTGGGGCTCCGCATCGGCGCCTGGGCCCACAACCGGATGTCCCCCCGCGTGTTCCACATGATCATCTTGATGCTGGCGATTGCGGGCGGGGCGCGCCTCTTGCTCTTCAGCTGAGGGGCGGATTTTCATTCTGCAGGCGCGTGAGCGTGCGGTCGAGCGCCGCGGCGAACTGGTGGCGGTCGGTGTCGGAATAGCCCGCGGGCCCGCCCTGCACATATCCCCCCGATCGCATCTCCTGCATGAAGTTCCGCAGCGCGAGCACCTCCCCGACATTTTCCCCGGTGTAGACCTCCCCGCGGGGGTTGATGGCGGCGGCCCCCTTTTCCACCGCCCGCGCCGCGAGGGGGATGTCCGCCGTGATCACGATATCCCCGCCCGCCGCCTCCTGCGCGATGTAATCGTCCGCGACATCGAAGCCCTGCGGGACGCGCACGGCCTCGAGGTAGGGAGAATCCGGAACGCGGAGCGGGGCGTTCGCCACGAAAAGGGCCTGCGTCTCCGTGCGCTCGGCGGCGCGGTAGATGAGCTCCTTCGCCTCCCGGGGGCAGGCGTCGGCGTCCACCCAGATTTTCACGGCAGGCGGCGCCTCAGCGGGCTTTCGCGATGGCGTGGAGGAGCTCGGGGACCTCGATGGAGCTGGTGTCAATGGTGGCGGGGTCCGCGCCCAGGTAGATCTTCTTGATGGCCCCGCGGACGATCTTGGCCGAGCGGGTCTTGGGCAGCGCCTCGACGAATTTCACTTCCTCGGG
This genomic window contains:
- a CDS encoding sulfite exporter TauE/SafE family protein encodes the protein MSYFSLFEWIAIGVASIGIGFLKRTFGAGIGLALTPVLTALTFSPKFALTFIAMASTLADIVLARELRREWDRQMVFRILPWMVGGVAVGSWVLSWIDDRSLRILIGSFCVLLSLQQIVREIRGREVPSVRLPVWVARFGGLLSGFASSVANTGSTVLSPFLISMGFSKMLFLGTVWALFFVVNPLKMIGYWQAGVLSREVFWAAGVGLPLLWVGLRIGAWAHNRMSPRVFHMIILMLAIAGGARLLLFS
- a CDS encoding YaiI/YqxD family protein is translated as MKIWVDADACPREAKELIYRAAERTETQALFVANAPLRVPDSPYLEAVRVPQGFDVADDYIAQEAAGGDIVITADIPLAARAVEKGAAAINPRGEVYTGENVGEVLALRNFMQEMRSGGYVQGGPAGYSDTDRHQFAAALDRTLTRLQNENPPLS